AGCTAATGTTATTCGTATCTATTGGATAGTAGAATGGTAAATTAATTTTCTCATTCAAATCCACATACTCCCACACAACTTTAGACCATAGGATATCTCTATCATCTATGTAACCGTAAGGTAATGGTCCGTCATTATCAGCCGCTAATTGTTCTGCTGTTTTCATCCCAATTTCTTCAGGAATCTTTGCATTCAACAAATTAGCTTGTGCGTTTATTGAGCTTGTTGTTAATGCTACAACACCACACACTACTAAAAAACCTCTCCAATTCATAATATTTATTTTTTAATTTGTTAATTCTACATTTAATGGATTTACTTTCTTTAAGTAATACCCACTATTGCCAGATAACGATGCTCTTACATCAAATATTGTAACCATGTCGCCTTTTCTTGCTTTACTTAAAGCTCTAATCGCTGCGGCATTGAATTTTGTACCTTTAACAATCACTGTTGGTGATCCAGGAACTTTAATACTAAAGCCTGATACTCCAAGTTTTAAGTCAAACTCAAAATCTGGTATAATAGCTCCAATAGTCATTTTTTGTAAAGAACTTCTAGGCATTTTAATAACACCATATTGGCTACCTCTTACTGCTGCAGAAGGAGCAGGGATATCTTTAATTCTAAACGTTTGTCCAGAAGTTACAGAAGATCCATCAGGTAATTTACCAGTTACATTAATTTTAACTGTTTTACCTTTACCAGGACTCATCATATACTTACCTAAACCTGTTGATTTACGTAAACCTGGTGCGTTTGCTGAAATTGAATTGTCAGGTACACCTGGCATTGAAATAGTAATAGGGTTTTGTACACCTCTATAAACCACATTCATTTTATCAGCTGAAATCACAGCACTGTTAGGTTTTGCAACTACGGCATATTTAGTATTAATTGGTAATCTAACTAAAGAGTCACCTTCTTTAAATACAAACTCACCTTTAATTTCATTCTCACCTACATTACCTGAAGGGAAATCTAAAATTGCACCACCACCTTCAATATTAGTGATCTCTTTACCATTAATAATTACTTTGGTTGGTTTTAAAGTAGCATCATATTTACCTAATACTATTTTACCTTTAAAGTTTGCACCTTGTAACGTAGCTGGGTTGTCAGGTACTAAAATAGTCGTGTAGTTTCTCATTGAAACATCACTTTCTAATTGACCTTGAACCATTGCCATTAACATCTCATTTTCTGTTGATTTAATATCAGCTTGAAGTTGAGATAAGTTAGTAATTGTTGTAATTAAAGGAAAACCTTCATAACGATTTTTTAACCATGTTTGTGTTCCTTCACCATCTTTTATTTTTTGATCAGAAGTGTCAAAACGTGCATTTACTTTTGACGTTATGTCTTTATAATCATCTCCTAAAAGTGATGTTACTTCCGTACGGTAGTTATTCAGTTTACTTAAAAACTCTTCACCAGCTGGAGTAAACTTTTCTCCTGCAAAGAAGAAAGAATCACCTGCATCCGTTCCGTCCATAGACTCATAATTTGTAGGGTCTTCAACATCTTTAGTTAACTCTTCTTTCATTTTTTCAAGATGAGCATTAAAGTCTAAAGATAAAGCTTGTACCTTCTGAGCATTGGTATTGTGTTCTGCATACTTCTCTGGTTGATCGGCTGCTTTCGTAGCCAGACTAGCATAAGTAGCTGCATTCTGTTGTTCCGCTGACACGTTAGATGCTGCCAGTTTTTCGTTCATGAAACCAAAAGCAGATAAAACTTGTTTTGACATATTCATTGCTAACATCGCGATAAATACCAAATACATTAAGTTAATCATTTTCTGCCTTGGTGATAGTTTGCCTCCTGCCATTTTTTTCTAATTAGTTTTAGTTAATAGTTGGGTTAAATTATTTTATTCTACTAATTAGTTTCTATTTGACATAGCAGATAGCATACCTCCATAAACACCATTCAATGATGATAAGTTTGTTGCTAAAGATTCCATTTGATCTTTAAGTTTTACTGTGTTTTCAGCAACTGCTTCACTCAATTCAGATTGTCTTGATGCACTATCATACTGCACTTTATACAAACTGTTTAAAGATTCCATATTAGAAGCAGCTAATGTTAATTGCTCGCTATATTTACTTGTTGCGGCAACTGAATTTGCAGCTGGTGCAATATTTTCTGCGGCACCTGCAAAATTTTGGATGCTTGTAGATAATCTATCCATTTTTTCAGAATCAAGATTTGCTTCAGCTAACATAGTATCTAATTTAGAAGATAACATGCTTTCAGCATCTACATCACCAGATAATCTATCCAAGCCTTGTCCTTGTCCTCCTGCTAATTCAGGATATACTAGTGACCAGTCTAAGTCTTCTTCAACAGGTTCAAATGCAGAGAATGCAAAAATTACTGCTTCTGTTAATAATCCTATTGTTAACATAACTCCACCTGTTAATGGTCCAATGCTAAAGTGTAAGATTTTGAATAATGCTCCTACTAATACTACTGATGCTCCCATACCATAAACGAAGTTCATGATTTTTTTCTGTTTAAGTGATCCTGCCATAATTTTTCTTTTTTCGGGTTAATTTTAATTTTAATTATTAATTCTAGTTGGTTTATTTTAAAACGTTTGTTATTACTATTTATTATTACTTAATGATAATTACTACTAAATTTTTATTGAAAATTGTCTTTTATTGAATGTTATTTAACACCCATATAATCTTGTACTGTTCTAAAGCCTACATAACTTCTTGCAGAATCTCCATATTCGTAATCTCTTGTACTTACTTCTAAGAAATAAGCTACATCTTTCCAAGATCCTCCACGAATTACTTTTCTTTGATTACCGCTATCATTTACATTAGGGTTCATTGTAGAACCTAAGTAATAAGAAGCTGGGTCATAAGCAGTGTCAGTCCATTCTGAAACATTACCTGCCATGTTATATAAACCGTAGTCATTAGGTGTAAAAGACTTTGCTTCCATGGTATATAAAGCCCCATCAGCAGCATAATCTCCCCTTTGTGGTTTAAAGTTTGCCATAAAACAACCTCTATCAGTTTCCGTATAAGGACCACCCCAAGGGTATTTAGCATATTCTAAGCCTCCACGAGCAGCAAATTCCCACTCAGTTTCAGTTGGTAATCTAAAGTTAGGAACTTTACCTGCACCTTTATTAGCTAAAAATCTGTTTTTCTTTTGAGTTCTAAAGTCACAAAAAGCTTTGGCTTGTGGCCATGATACGCCAACTACAGGGTAGTCATTGTATGCTTGATGCCAGAAATAATCTTGGTGCATTGGGTCGTTATATGAGTAATTAAAATCTTTTACCCAAACTGTTGTATCAGGATATATTTCTACTGTATTTTTCTTGATAAAGTCTTTTCTATTACTACTTTTTCTTGCAGCACCTTCTGGATCGAAAGTGTAGTATAAGTATGATAGTTTTTTAGTATCAACAATTCTTCTACCGTCAAAAACCTCAGTGATTGGTAAATATAAACTGTCCATCGCTTCTGCATAACTTGCATCAGGATATTCTGCTATATTCCAAACCAATTCAGGTTCCCAGTTTAATGCTTTACCTTCAGTTGGTGAATTTAAATCACCTAAGCTACCGTAGTTATCCATCATATATTTATAATATACATTGGCAGTAGTATCGGGTTCTGCAAATTTGTATTTTTGAATACCATCTTCGTTACCTGAAGATGCACCTGCATCTAAATCGGCACTAGCTGCACCAAAACCTTGTTCTTCTGCAAGAATGGCTAATTGAGTTCTTACAATAGAATCTCTTACCCATACTACAAACTCTCTATATTCAGCGTTTGTAATTTCTGTTTCGTCCATATAAAATGGTCTTACAGTTACAGTTCTGGATGGTGTGTTTAATGCACCTGCAATATCCTCATCTGTTTTACCCATTGTAAAGGCACCACCTGGAATTAATGTCATTCCTAATGGTTTCTCAGGGAAAAATTTCTTTTTAGACCTAACACCTGTTAACTCTCCTCGGTCGCTAGATCCACAACTGGTTGCTAAAGCAAATACAGCAAGTAAAAAATAAACGGTTACTTTTCTCATAAATGTAAATTTAGTATCCCTTTTATAGGGGAACAATACTATTTGTTATATTAAAACTATTTCGATAAAAAACAATTTTGATTTCGTAGAATCACTTTAAGAACGCAGAAATATTATTTTTAGTGTATAACTAATTTAATTTTCTAAAAGTTTTCCACCATCTTTCTGGAATAACTTGATTTCCTGCTCGTAAATAATCTTGATACGTACAAGGTATTAACGTATGCTTTGTAGTTTTATTATTTGGATGTTCAACTTCCATCCACCATCTGTCACTTTTATTACTTTTGAAGAAGTTGATTGTAGTGTCTTCAATAGGTACTATATATTTTGTGTAATCTTTTTTTGATGTAAAAGGGTATTCATTAGTTCTAAAATTAAAACCTTCAATAAAATACCATATCATCTGGGCAATTAAATGTGCGGTTTGGTCTTTTTCATCTAATTTGGCATTGTATTCGTAAATTCCAAAAGAAGAAACTTTATCACTGATACCTGCATATCTGGAAATAGCACATATCGTCTCACCATAAAATCCGTTCGGTACAGCATTATTGTTCGCAGGTGCTTCCGCTCGTCTTACAGAACCAATATCAATACTTACAACATCCGTATCTCGAAAAACAGGTTCTACTATTTTTATATCATTGGTAATTTCACCCAATCTATACGTGTCGAAATATAATTTTTCTAATAAATCAATTTCTTCTTGCGAGTTAAAATACGTCTGATAACCAATATTACTATAATTAAATAGATTACTTGGTTGCTCCATAATTACTTTACTCAAAAAAGAGGTTGAAGATATTTCTTCTTCAATAGTACCTAAATCAAACTTTGTATCTACTGTGGTAAGATTAACGGTTTGTTCTAATTTATCATACGCTCTATAATTAGCATAGGTTAAGTCTTGACCGCCACCTATAATTATTGGGATGATATTATTTTTAACTAAATAGACTATTATTTCTTGAAGTGCAAAATAGGAGTCTTCTTCCGTTTCGCCTTGAGGGATATTGCCTAAATCGACAATTTTTGAAAACCAGTTGCCTGGAAATAATTGATATAGATATTTTCGTATGACACCAAAATTATTACCAGCACCAAAATTGTCTTCCGCTCTTCTTCCTTCTTCAACACCTATAATAGCAATATGTACCCCTTTTAATTCAGGAATTCCATTTTGTTTTGAATGAATAGCAATCCTTTGACCTAACGATTGATTAGGTAATAAAGCCGAATGTGCCACAACAACATCTTCAACAGGATTTAAGAATTCAAAACTCATAGTTTAGTTATAATGGTTATTTGTTATTGGATTATTATTGTCATTCCGAGGCACGAGGAATCTCATTAATATGAGTACTACTTTTTAACAGATTCCTCGTGCCTCGGAATGACAGTTTAAGAATAGTATTATTTTTTCTTTTTAGCTGGTTTTTTAGCAGCCTTTTTTCTTGGTTTTTTCTTGGGAGTTTTCTTTTCAATAATTTCTAGCACTTCTTCCAGGGTCAATTTTTCGGCATCAGTCGTTTTAGGCATTTCAATTTTAAGTTTGCCTTTAATAATATTAAACCTGCCCCATCTTGCTTTTTCTACTCTAATTCCTTCTTCTTCCCAATTGTGAATAAGTTTATCTATTTCTTTTTGAATTTTAACTTCAATCAACTCTTCAATGTTAGCTTGAGTCAAGTTATCAAAATCGTATTTTTTGTTTACATTGATAAACATGCCATCATATTTAATGAAGGGGCCAAATCTACCCACACCTTTTTGCACAGGTAACTCTTTATAATGAGCAATTGGTGCATCAGCTTCTTGTTTGGCCTTAATAAGCACAGTGGCTCTTTCCATATCAACATCCATAGGGTTTTCACCTTTATCTAAAGAAATGAATTTTGTTCCAAACTTCACATAAGGTCCAAACCTACCATTATTTACAATAATTTCTTCACCTTCATATTCACCTATTGTTTTAGGTAATTTAAAAAGATCCATAGCTTCTTCATAAGTTACCGTTTCTAACGTCTGACCTAGTTGTAAACTAGCAAACTTAGGTTTTTCTTCATCTGTAACTTCACCAATTTGTACCATAGCACCAAATCTACCCAAACGCGAATACACATTTTTGCCAGATTCAGGGTCTATTCCTAATAAACGTTCACCTTTAGCTCTTTCTGCATTTTCAGAAACATCTTCAACTCTTGGATGAAATTTTTCATAAAAATCTTTTATCATTGAGGTCCAATCTTCTTTACCTCTAGCAATATCATCAAATTCTTCTTCAACTTTCGCTGTAAAACCAAAATCCAATACTGTTTTAAAATGCTCAACTAAAAAGTCATTTACAATTTTACCGATATCGGTAGGTACCAACTTGCCTTTATCAGAACCTACTTTTTCAGTAAGTTCTTTTTCAGTAAGTTTATCCGATTTAAGTTTTAGCTCCGTATATTTTCGTTCTACACCATCAATAGAGCCTTTGTCTACATACTCTCTACGTTGAATTGTAGAGATAGTAGGTGCATATGTTGACGGACGACCAATACCCAATTCTTCCAATTGTTTTACTAAAGAAGCTTCCGTAAATCTACCAGGAGCTCTTGTATAACGTTCGGTTGCGGTAATGTAATTATTTTTTAACGTTTCGTTTACAGCAAGTTTAGGTAACATGCCTTCTTGTTCTTCATCTTCATTATCTGTACCTTCTAAATAAACTTTCAAAAAGCCTTCAAAAGTGATTACCTCTCCATTAGCAGTTAAAATTTGTTTATTTTTTGTGTTGCTAATTTTTACGTTGGTACGTTCTAACTTAGCATCACTCATTTGAGAGGCTAAGGTTCTTTTCCAAATTAGACTATATAATCTATCTTCATCTTTACCTATTGAAGACTCATGTAAGCTCATGTCAGTAGGTCGAATCGCTTCGTGAGCTTCTTGAGCATTTTTAGACTTAGATTTGAAATTTCTTGGGTTACTATATTCTGAACCGTATGATGATGTGATTTCTTCAGCAGCTGCGTTCTTAGCATCTTCAGATAAGTTTACACTATCTGTCCTCATGTATGTTATAAGTCCCGCTTCATATAAGCGTTGTGCCATAATCATTGTTTTGGCAACTGGAAAATATAACTTACGAGAGGCTTCTTGTTGTAAAGTTGAGGTTGTAAATGGTGCTGCTGGTGATTTTTTTGCTGGTTTTGTCTGTAAATCAGCTACTTTGAAAGCTGCACCTGTACAAGATTTTAAAAACTTTTCAGCGGCTTCTCTTGTCTCAAAATTCTTCGGGAGTTTAGCTTTAAAAGTTTTACCTTCTTCATTGCTAAATTCAGCATCTATTCTGTAAGAAGCAATAGGATTAAAACTTTCAATTTCACGTTCGCGTTCTACAATTAAACGTACAGCAACTGATTGTACCCTACCTGCTGATAATCCTCCTTTTACTTTCCGCCATAAAACAGGTGAAAGTTCATAACCTACCAACCTATCTAAAACCCTACGGGCTTGTTGTGCATTAACTAAATTATAATTGATGCTTCTCGGATTTTCAACAGCTTTTAGAATCGCTGTTTTTGTAATCTCATGAAAAACAATTCGTTTTGTATTCTCTAAATCTAATTTTAATTGCTCAAATAAATGCCATGCAATTGCTTCACCCTCTCGATCCTCATCACTAGCTAGCCATACGGTATCTGCTTTTTTGGCAAGACTTTTTAATTTTTTTACTACCGCCTTCTTATCATCAGAAACAATGTATTCTGGAGTAAAATCTCCTTCTACATTTACACCTAATTCCCTTGAAGGCAGATCGGCAATATGACCATAACTCGATTCAACCTGAAAATCTTTACCTAAAAATTTTTCAATGGTTTTTGCTTTTGCAGGTGACTCAACAATTACTAAATTTTTTGCCATATACGTCGATTGATAGTTAACTTTTAGAGATTCAATATTGATTAGAATTGAAAAATTGAATACTCTTTTGAATGTGCAAAAGTATATAGAATTTTTTAATATTATTTTTTTTAATACACTTATCCGCTATTTAGTCTTTTTTAGAGGGTGTTAAATTTCTGCCAAAATGGCATAATTTTAGGTTATAGGTTGTATATTTGCATTCCATTTTTTAGATAATGCATACAGAGAAAATAATAGAAGAAAATAAACAAGGTCAATCTTTAGTTGCTGAAAAGGTAACTGGTAATGACAAAAAGTTATTTATAGAAAGTTACGGTTGTCAAATGAACATGAGCGACAGTGAGATCGTAGCATCTATATTGGTTAAGGAAGGGTTTAATACCACACAAAAATTAGAAGAAGCTGATTTAGTGTTGGTAAACACCTGTTCTATCCGAGATAACGCAGAGCAAACCATAAGAAAAAGATTACAATATTATAACTCGGTTAAGCGTACAAAAAACCCATCCATGAAAGTGGGCGTGTTAGGTTGTATGGCTGAACGTTTAAAATCGAAATTTTTAGAAGAAGAAAAAATTGTCGATTTAGTAGTTGGTCCAGATGCGTATAGAGATTTGCCTAATTTAGTTGAAGAGGTAGAAGCAGGACGCGATGCAATTAATGTTATTTTGTCTAAGGAAGAGACTTATGGAGATGTTTCGCCAGTTAGATTACAATCTAATGGTGTTTCTGCATTTGTATCGATAACAAGAGGGTGTGATAATATGTGTACTTTCTGCGTTGTACCTTTTACGAGAGGAAGAGAACGTAGTCGTGATCCTAAAAGTATTATTGAAGAAATAAGAGACCTAAAACAAAAGAATTTTAAGGAAGTTACCTTACTTGGTCAGAATGTAGATAGTTATTTATGGTATGGTGGTGGATTGAAAAAGGATTTTGTTAAAGCTTCAGAGATTGCTCAAAGTACAGCGGTTGATTTTGCTCAATTATTGGACTTATGTGCTGAAGAGTTTCCTAAAATTCGTTTCAGGTTTTCTACGTCTAATCCGCAAGACATGCATTTAGATGTTTTACATGTTATGGCAAAGCATAAGAATATTTGTAAATACATTCACTTGCCTGTTCAGTCTGGTAGTACTAGAATTTTAGAGAGAATGAATCGCCAACATACGCGAGAAGAATATATGGAGTTGGTAGATAATGTTCGTAGAATATTGCCTGATTGCTCAATATCGCAAGATATGATTACCGGATTTTGTGGTGAAACAGAAGAAGATCATCAAGATACTTTATCATTATTAGAATATGTAAAATACGATTTTGGGTTTATGTTTGCCTATTCTGAAAGACCGGGTACACTGGCGGCTAAAAAGTTTGAAGATGACATTCCACTAGCGGTCAAAAAGAGACGCTTGGCAGAAGTTATCGCATTGCAATTAAAACATTCACATTATTGGACTAAAAAACATGTAGGTAATGTGGAAGAAGTACTCATTGAAGGTACCTCAAAAAAGAATGAAAATGAATGGAAAGGTAGAAATACACAAAATACTATTGTAGTTTTTCCAAAAGAACACTACAAAATGGGTGATTTTGTAAACGTAAAAATAAATTCTTGTACCTCTGCAACCTTAATTGGAACAGCGGTTGGGTATTCAGAGAATAATTGATAGCTTAATAATTTATAATTCAAGATTTTTCCTTGATTTAACGGTGATTGCCTAGATTCTTGTGTTAAAATCTTGTAGCTCAAAATAATGGAAAATTTACAAACCATAAAACAGCGATTTGGTATTATTGGAAACGATATTAACCTAAATCGTGCTTTAGAAAAAGCGATTCGAGTTGCTCCTACAGATATTTCAGTTTTAGTAACTGGAGAGAGTGGTGTGGGTAAAGAATTTATACCTAAAATTATTCACCAACTATCACATAGAAAACATGCAAAATACATCGCAGTAAACTGTGGTGCGATACCGGAAGGTACCATTGATAGTGAATTATTTGGGCATGAAAAAGGCTCATTTACGGGAGCAACACAATCAAGAAATGGTTATTTTGAAGTTGCCGATGGAGGTACTATCTTTTTAGATGAGGTAGGGGAGTTGCCGTTAACTACACAAGTTCGTTTATTACGTGTGTTGGAGAATGGTGAATTTATAAAAGTGGGTTCATCACAAGTGATGAAAACTAATGTAAGGATTGTTGCCGCTACTAATCTAAATATGATAGAAGGCATTCAAAAAGGTAAATTCCGTGAAGATTTATATTATAGATTAAGCACCGTAGAAATTAATTTACCAGCCTTACGTAAACGAAGAGATGATATTCATTTATTGTTTAGAAAGTTTGCTTCAGATTTTGCTCAAAAATACAATATGCCTACGATCAGATTGACTGATGAAGCCATTGTTGTTTTAAAGGATTATGCTTGGAAGGGGAACATTCGTCAACTGCGAAATGTAACAGAACAAATATCTGTAATAGAACAAAATAGAGAGATTTCAGCTCAAACCTTAAGAAGCTATTTACCAGATCACAGTTCAA
The nucleotide sequence above comes from Aureibaculum algae. Encoded proteins:
- the porM gene encoding type IX secretion system motor protein PorM/GldM; translation: MAGGKLSPRQKMINLMYLVFIAMLAMNMSKQVLSAFGFMNEKLAASNVSAEQQNAATYASLATKAADQPEKYAEHNTNAQKVQALSLDFNAHLEKMKEELTKDVEDPTNYESMDGTDAGDSFFFAGEKFTPAGEEFLSKLNNYRTEVTSLLGDDYKDITSKVNARFDTSDQKIKDGEGTQTWLKNRYEGFPLITTITNLSQLQADIKSTENEMLMAMVQGQLESDVSMRNYTTILVPDNPATLQGANFKGKIVLGKYDATLKPTKVIINGKEITNIEGGGAILDFPSGNVGENEIKGEFVFKEGDSLVRLPINTKYAVVAKPNSAVISADKMNVVYRGVQNPITISMPGVPDNSISANAPGLRKSTGLGKYMMSPGKGKTVKINVTGKLPDGSSVTSGQTFRIKDIPAPSAAVRGSQYGVIKMPRSSLQKMTIGAIIPDFEFDLKLGVSGFSIKVPGSPTVIVKGTKFNAAAIRALSKARKGDMVTIFDVRASLSGNSGYYLKKVNPLNVELTN
- a CDS encoding sigma 54-interacting transcriptional regulator — its product is MENLQTIKQRFGIIGNDINLNRALEKAIRVAPTDISVLVTGESGVGKEFIPKIIHQLSHRKHAKYIAVNCGAIPEGTIDSELFGHEKGSFTGATQSRNGYFEVADGGTIFLDEVGELPLTTQVRLLRVLENGEFIKVGSSQVMKTNVRIVAATNLNMIEGIQKGKFREDLYYRLSTVEINLPALRKRRDDIHLLFRKFASDFAQKYNMPTIRLTDEAIVVLKDYAWKGNIRQLRNVTEQISVIEQNREISAQTLRSYLPDHSSNFPALIKEGSKGSDFANEREILYKVLFDMRNDITDLKKLTMELMQGGKVDHDNIENTQRLIQKIYGDSPEDEENLVEIISPQKRDSYQEESREYNDNYQDAETVEESLSLQDKEYEMIKKSLERNQNKRKLAAKELGISERTLYRKIKQYDL
- the topA gene encoding type I DNA topoisomerase, giving the protein MAKNLVIVESPAKAKTIEKFLGKDFQVESSYGHIADLPSRELGVNVEGDFTPEYIVSDDKKAVVKKLKSLAKKADTVWLASDEDREGEAIAWHLFEQLKLDLENTKRIVFHEITKTAILKAVENPRSINYNLVNAQQARRVLDRLVGYELSPVLWRKVKGGLSAGRVQSVAVRLIVEREREIESFNPIASYRIDAEFSNEEGKTFKAKLPKNFETREAAEKFLKSCTGAAFKVADLQTKPAKKSPAAPFTTSTLQQEASRKLYFPVAKTMIMAQRLYEAGLITYMRTDSVNLSEDAKNAAAEEITSSYGSEYSNPRNFKSKSKNAQEAHEAIRPTDMSLHESSIGKDEDRLYSLIWKRTLASQMSDAKLERTNVKISNTKNKQILTANGEVITFEGFLKVYLEGTDNEDEEQEGMLPKLAVNETLKNNYITATERYTRAPGRFTEASLVKQLEELGIGRPSTYAPTISTIQRREYVDKGSIDGVERKYTELKLKSDKLTEKELTEKVGSDKGKLVPTDIGKIVNDFLVEHFKTVLDFGFTAKVEEEFDDIARGKEDWTSMIKDFYEKFHPRVEDVSENAERAKGERLLGIDPESGKNVYSRLGRFGAMVQIGEVTDEEKPKFASLQLGQTLETVTYEEAMDLFKLPKTIGEYEGEEIIVNNGRFGPYVKFGTKFISLDKGENPMDVDMERATVLIKAKQEADAPIAHYKELPVQKGVGRFGPFIKYDGMFINVNKKYDFDNLTQANIEELIEVKIQKEIDKLIHNWEEEGIRVEKARWGRFNIIKGKLKIEMPKTTDAEKLTLEEVLEIIEKKTPKKKPRKKAAKKPAKKKK
- the porK gene encoding T9SS ring complex lipoprotein PorK/GldK yields the protein MRKVTVYFLLAVFALATSCGSSDRGELTGVRSKKKFFPEKPLGMTLIPGGAFTMGKTDEDIAGALNTPSRTVTVRPFYMDETEITNAEYREFVVWVRDSIVRTQLAILAEEQGFGAASADLDAGASSGNEDGIQKYKFAEPDTTANVYYKYMMDNYGSLGDLNSPTEGKALNWEPELVWNIAEYPDASYAEAMDSLYLPITEVFDGRRIVDTKKLSYLYYTFDPEGAARKSSNRKDFIKKNTVEIYPDTTVWVKDFNYSYNDPMHQDYFWHQAYNDYPVVGVSWPQAKAFCDFRTQKKNRFLANKGAGKVPNFRLPTETEWEFAARGGLEYAKYPWGGPYTETDRGCFMANFKPQRGDYAADGALYTMEAKSFTPNDYGLYNMAGNVSEWTDTAYDPASYYLGSTMNPNVNDSGNQRKVIRGGSWKDVAYFLEVSTRDYEYGDSARSYVGFRTVQDYMGVK
- a CDS encoding formimidoylglutamase, which translates into the protein MSFEFLNPVEDVVVAHSALLPNQSLGQRIAIHSKQNGIPELKGVHIAIIGVEEGRRAEDNFGAGNNFGVIRKYLYQLFPGNWFSKIVDLGNIPQGETEEDSYFALQEIIVYLVKNNIIPIIIGGGQDLTYANYRAYDKLEQTVNLTTVDTKFDLGTIEEEISSTSFLSKVIMEQPSNLFNYSNIGYQTYFNSQEEIDLLEKLYFDTYRLGEITNDIKIVEPVFRDTDVVSIDIGSVRRAEAPANNNAVPNGFYGETICAISRYAGISDKVSSFGIYEYNAKLDEKDQTAHLIAQMIWYFIEGFNFRTNEYPFTSKKDYTKYIVPIEDTTINFFKSNKSDRWWMEVEHPNNKTTKHTLIPCTYQDYLRAGNQVIPERWWKTFRKLN
- the porL gene encoding type IX secretion system motor protein PorL/GldL, yielding MAGSLKQKKIMNFVYGMGASVVLVGALFKILHFSIGPLTGGVMLTIGLLTEAVIFAFSAFEPVEEDLDWSLVYPELAGGQGQGLDRLSGDVDAESMLSSKLDTMLAEANLDSEKMDRLSTSIQNFAGAAENIAPAANSVAATSKYSEQLTLAASNMESLNSLYKVQYDSASRQSELSEAVAENTVKLKDQMESLATNLSSLNGVYGGMLSAMSNRN
- the miaB gene encoding tRNA (N6-isopentenyl adenosine(37)-C2)-methylthiotransferase MiaB gives rise to the protein MHTEKIIEENKQGQSLVAEKVTGNDKKLFIESYGCQMNMSDSEIVASILVKEGFNTTQKLEEADLVLVNTCSIRDNAEQTIRKRLQYYNSVKRTKNPSMKVGVLGCMAERLKSKFLEEEKIVDLVVGPDAYRDLPNLVEEVEAGRDAINVILSKEETYGDVSPVRLQSNGVSAFVSITRGCDNMCTFCVVPFTRGRERSRDPKSIIEEIRDLKQKNFKEVTLLGQNVDSYLWYGGGLKKDFVKASEIAQSTAVDFAQLLDLCAEEFPKIRFRFSTSNPQDMHLDVLHVMAKHKNICKYIHLPVQSGSTRILERMNRQHTREEYMELVDNVRRILPDCSISQDMITGFCGETEEDHQDTLSLLEYVKYDFGFMFAYSERPGTLAAKKFEDDIPLAVKKRRLAEVIALQLKHSHYWTKKHVGNVEEVLIEGTSKKNENEWKGRNTQNTIVVFPKEHYKMGDFVNVKINSCTSATLIGTAVGYSENN